Part of the Nitrospiraceae bacterium genome is shown below.
ATTTCCCGAATACGACTGATCCCTTCAAGTATCGCTTGATGGAAATCATCGGGGTCTATGGAGATTCGATGCGCGAGCAGGCAAACGAAATGTTCGGCGACGGCATCATGAGCGCGATCGACTTCACGCTGGACATGGAAAAAGTGACGGGCAGTCAAGGAGAAGCCCGGTGCAAGATCACGCTGAACGGCAAGTGGCTGGAGTACAAAACGTTCTAATTCGGAGGACCGAAAACCGAAGCGATACAAGAGAGCAACACTGAACGCACGCTGGCGGCAAGAGCTGGGACGATGAAGTCCTCGGCTCGTACCCTCCGTACCATGCAAATCGGACAAGGGCGTCCGTCATTCGTTTTGAGTGGTGGGCCCCTTTCTGTTTGTGGAGTTGATGCGATGACGGTCAAGAGAACGGAGCGGCTCATGTGGACATGGATGGGAACGTGGGTACGAACGGCGATGTTCGCCGCAGGTCTGGGAGTCATCGCGCCGGAATTGAGCCGGGCGGAGACGGGCACGCTGGGAGCGGGGGTGTTAACGATGAGTGGAGCGGATACCGCATGGGTGTTGATTTCTTCCGCACTGGTGTTGGCGATGATCGTCCCCGGTTTAGCGTTGTTCTACGGTGGGCTGGTACGGAGCAAGAACGTTCTTGGCACGATCATGCACAGTTTTGTGATCTTGTGCCTCGTCAGTCTGCTGTGGGTATTGGGGGGCTATAGTCTGGCCTTCGGTCCGGACGTGAGGGGGCTGATCGGTAACCTCGACTGGGTCGGCTTGAGCGGAGTCGGGCTGACTCCCCATGCGACCTATGGGCCGACGATCCCGCATCAGGCCTTCATGGTCTTTCAACTGATGTTTGCGGCGATCACTCCTGCCCTGATTACCGGAGCCTTTGCCGAACGGATGAAGTTCAGCGCGCTACTGATCTTTTCCGCACTCTGGTCTCTTCTCATCTATTGCCCCATCGCCCATTGGCTGTGGGGAGGCGGCTGGCTGGCGGGATTGGGAGCGCTGGACTTTGCCGGCGGTGCGGTCGTGCACATCAGTTCGGGAATCAGCGCCTTGGTCTGTGCGTTGGTCCTGGGATCTCGCCAGGGGTACGGAGTGGATTACATGGCGCCGCACAACCTGCCGATGGTGCTGTTGGGAACAGGACTCCTGTGGTTCGGATGGTTCGGATTTAACGCGGGCAGCGCACTAGGTGCCAATGAGACCGCCGTCGTTGCATTTGTGGCGACGCATACCGCTGCAGTCACGGCGGCGCTGGGCTGGATGGCAGTCGA
Proteins encoded:
- a CDS encoding ammonium transporter: MTVKRTERLMWTWMGTWVRTAMFAAGLGVIAPELSRAETGTLGAGVLTMSGADTAWVLISSALVLAMIVPGLALFYGGLVRSKNVLGTIMHSFVILCLVSLLWVLGGYSLAFGPDVRGLIGNLDWVGLSGVGLTPHATYGPTIPHQAFMVFQLMFAAITPALITGAFAERMKFSALLIFSALWSLLIYCPIAHWLWGGGWLAGLGALDFAGGAVVHISSGISALVCALVLGSRQGYGVDYMAPHNLPMVLLGTGLLWFGWFGFNAGSALGANETAVVAFVATHTAAVTAALGWMAVEWWHRGAPTVLGIASGAIAGLAMVTPGAGYVSPFSALLIGLVAGGLSYLAIMKKGRFGYDDSLDVVGIHGVSGVVGILMTGVLASKAVNPGGADGLMFGNAAFFGAQVLTAMVVVVFSALGTFVILKLVDRAVGLRVQPEEERMGLDISQHNERAYS